From Spirochaetota bacterium, one genomic window encodes:
- a CDS encoding WecB/TagA/CpsF family glycosyltransferase gives MTVAEYYIFGIKITDISRDEWRNYLYDRLHHGKYARIIILTEKKLFQALFNRELKETINQADIVLCASSLISWLSYHMYTRILKPSLAVTYILDALSIASECQSTVSFFGSSKKTLFVTVKKITKSFSGVKIVSHYPEHIPLKEQGKVFVALRKSAAKLALFNLRNEKQEELWINKNYEIFKQGVTIGTDDSFEIIAGFKSVPSLEMQEKGYLGLYEFMKNPFNIAKFFRCIVLFYFFLYFKILKKKEPS, from the coding sequence TATGATAGATTGCATCATGGGAAATATGCAAGAATTATCATTCTAACAGAAAAAAAACTGTTTCAAGCCTTGTTTAATAGAGAATTAAAAGAAACTATTAATCAAGCTGATATAGTTTTATGTGCTTCTAGTTTAATATCGTGGTTGTCGTATCATATGTATACACGCATATTGAAACCTTCTTTAGCAGTTACTTATATTTTGGATGCTTTATCAATTGCTTCTGAATGTCAATCTACAGTTAGTTTTTTTGGAAGTAGTAAAAAAACATTATTTGTTACTGTAAAAAAAATAACAAAGTCTTTTTCTGGAGTGAAAATTGTAAGTCATTATCCTGAGCACATACCTCTCAAAGAACAAGGTAAAGTTTTTGTAGCCTTAAGAAAAAGTGCAGCCAAACTCGCCTTGTTTAACCTGAGAAATGAAAAACAAGAAGAATTATGGATCAATAAAAATTATGAAATTTTTAAACAAGGTGTTACGATAGGTACTGATGATAGTTTTGAAATTATTGCTGGATTCAAATCTGTACCTTCATTAGAAATGCAAGAAAAAGGATATTTGGGACTTTATGAATTTATGAAAAATCCTTTCAATATTGCTAAATTTTTTAGATGTATTGTATTGTTTTATTTTTTTCTATATTTTAAAATTTTAAAAAAAAAAGAACCTAGTTAG
- the tsaB gene encoding tRNA (adenosine(37)-N6)-threonylcarbamoyltransferase complex dimerization subunit type 1 TsaB — protein sequence MNNFKIILALDSSSINHLILRLITPTQEYDFPPIIQHLESTLIPAVDALLQQAKLSIQDVDAFIIGKGPGSFMGLRLGFSVFRTWAWLYDTAIISLSSLELLRRSTIKQKPDILYVPCIDSKMKRVFTNITSSSSILLEDCDIFPEILAQEIIDIQTKHNFKKIVLIGSGAPLVQEFLINTMVNNIIEIHADTIIAIQCFDKFYIKQLDESCFSKKSTDQLKSIEPNYCRLSAAEMTLLEKNSLNDR from the coding sequence ATGAATAATTTTAAAATTATATTAGCTTTAGATAGTTCTTCTATCAATCATTTAATCTTACGATTGATTACTCCCACTCAAGAATATGATTTCCCACCGATTATTCAACACTTGGAATCTACTTTAATTCCTGCTGTAGATGCTTTGTTGCAACAAGCAAAACTATCTATTCAAGATGTAGATGCTTTTATCATAGGTAAAGGCCCTGGTTCTTTTATGGGCTTGAGATTAGGATTTTCTGTTTTCAGAACTTGGGCTTGGCTTTATGATACAGCTATTATAAGTTTATCATCTTTAGAATTACTAAGAAGATCCACGATAAAACAAAAACCAGATATTTTATATGTACCTTGTATTGATAGCAAAATGAAGCGTGTTTTTACAAATATTACTTCATCTTCTTCAATTTTGTTAGAAGATTGTGATATTTTTCCAGAAATATTAGCACAAGAGATCATAGATATTCAGACAAAACACAACTTCAAAAAAATTGTACTTATAGGTTCTGGAGCTCCATTAGTACAAGAATTTTTAATCAATACCATGGTCAACAATATTATAGAAATTCATGCTGATACAATAATAGCTATTCAATGTTTTGACAAATTTTATATCAAACAATTAGACGAATCCTGTTTTTCTAAAAAATCTACAGATCAGCTAAAATCTATAGAGCCTAATTATTGTAGATTATCAGCAGCAGAAATGACATTATTAGAAAAAAATTCTCTAAACGATAGATGA
- the rsmD gene encoding 16S rRNA (guanine(966)-N(2))-methyltransferase RsmD codes for MRISSGKWRGKNILSPDGKLKPTSDKVRQALFNVLRTEILGARFLDLFAGSGSVGITALSEGADFVSFVEYDSRTYKALRENLYALVDKSNYQTFRTTVNKISTLFKEESFDIVFADPFYPDITHFLKNLHRDAFALLSKNGLFILEHGKKTHIEELNTLEGYLETKAYGDTALSFYRKV; via the coding sequence AATTAAAACCAACATCAGACAAAGTCAGACAAGCCCTATTTAATGTACTTCGCACAGAAATTCTCGGTGCTCGCTTTTTGGATTTGTTTGCAGGATCAGGATCTGTTGGTATAACAGCTCTTTCAGAAGGGGCAGATTTTGTTAGTTTTGTAGAATATGACTCTCGAACATACAAAGCATTAAGAGAAAATCTTTATGCTTTAGTAGATAAAAGTAACTATCAAACATTCCGAACTACTGTCAACAAAATATCTACCCTCTTCAAAGAAGAAAGTTTTGATATTGTTTTTGCAGATCCTTTTTATCCTGATATTACTCATTTTTTAAAAAATCTTCATAGAGATGCTTTTGCTCTTCTTAGTAAGAATGGTCTTTTTATCTTAGAACATGGTAAAAAAACGCATATAGAAGAGTTAAATACATTAGAAGGTTATCTGGAAACCAAAGCTTATGGAGATACAGCATTGAGTTTCTATAGAAAAGTATAG